From Leptodactylus fuscus isolate aLepFus1 chromosome 11, aLepFus1.hap2, whole genome shotgun sequence, one genomic window encodes:
- the LOC142184289 gene encoding ficolin-2-like — MYMPILLLLGMVLRLCTSDQSCPDVKVIGIGDSDKLSILRGCPGHPGLPGQKGDVGAQGEKGQMGFTGMPGEVGRPGGKGEKGASAVAEPVYAARNCKEIQNQGAVLSDWYTMYPDGSQPLKVLCDMDTDGGGWIVIQRRWDGSVDFFRTWDDYKKGFGSRLNEFWLGNENIHQITSTGTWELRVDLQEFEGKKVFAKYESFKVLDESHKYTLLLGAFKEGTAGDSMGDLSTMKFSTKDEDNDIYEGDCSQHFKGGWWYNNCHYANLNGLYHLGAHTSNADGINWHQARGYNYSYKHVEMKIRPV, encoded by the exons ATGTACATGCCAATACTACTCTTGCTTGGAATGGTTTTGAGACTGTGCACCAGTGACCAGTCATGTCCGG ATGTGAAGGTTATAGGGATTGGAGATTCAGACAAATTGTCCATTCTTCGAGGCTGCCCTGGTCATCCTGGTCTTCCAGGTCAGAAAGGAGATGTTGGGGCTCAAGGTGAAAAAG GACAAATGGGATTTACTGGGATGCCAGGAGAGGTCGGCCGTCCAGGTGGAAAAG GAGAGAAAGGAGCAAGTGCCGTAGCTGAGCCAGTGTACG CTGCCAGGAACTGTAAAGAAATCCAAAATCAGGGGGCAGTGTTGAGTGACTGGTACACCATGTACCCCGATGGCAGCCAGCCCCTTAAGGTCCTGTGTGATATGGAtacagatggagggggatggatT GTAATACAGAGACGTTGGGATGGGTCAGTAGATTTCTTCCGCACTTGGGATGATTATAAGAAAGGATTTGGAAGTCGACTGAATGAATTTTGGTTGGGGAATGAGAATATTCATCAAATAACTTCAACAG gaacatgggaattaCGTGTCGATCTACAAGAGTTTGAAGGTAAGAAAGTGTTTGCCAAGTACGAAAGCTTCAAAGTCTTGGATGAATCTCATAAATACACATTATTACTTGGAGCCTTTAAGGAAGGAACTGCTG GAGATTCCATGGGAGATCTAAGCACCATGAAGTTTAGTACTAAAGATGAAGACAACGACATCTATGAGGGTGACTGTTCTCAACACTTTAAGGGTGGCTGGTGGTATAACAATTGTCACTATGCAAACCTTAATGGATTATACCACCTAGGAGCGCACACATCCAATGCAGATGGCATCAACTGGCACCAGGCAAGAGGGTATAACTACTCCTACAAACATGTAGAGATGAAGATCAGACCGGTTTAG
- the LOC142184287 gene encoding ficolin-1-like isoform X1 codes for MYMPIVLLLGMVSRLCSSDQSCPDVKVIGIGDSDKLSILRGCPGHPGLPGQKGDVGAQGEKGQMGFTGMPGEVGRPGEKGEKGASAVAEPVYAARNCKEIQAQGAVLSDWYTIYPDGNQPLKVLCDMDTDGGGWTVIQRRWDGSVDFFRTWDDYKKGFGSRLNEFWLGNENIHQITSTGTWEFRVDLQDFEGKKVFAKYASFKVLDESQKYTLLLGAFQEGTAGDSMGDLNKMKFSTKDEDNDISEGDCSQRFRGGWWYNTCHNANLNGLYYLGAHTSYADGINWYTARGYNYSYKHAEMKIRVV; via the exons ATGTACATGCCAATAGTACTCTTGCTTGGAATGGTTTCGAGGCTGTGCAGTAGTGACCAGTCATGTCCAG ATGTGAAGGTTATAGGGATTGGAGATTCAGACAAATTGTCCATTCTTCGAGGCTGCCCTGGTCATCCTGGTCTTCCAGGTCAAAAAGGAGATGTTGGGGCTCAAGGTGAAAAAG GACAAATGGGATTTACTGGGATGCCAGGAGAGGTCGGCCGTCCAGGTGAAAAAG GAGAGAAAGGAGCAAGTGCCGTAGCTGAGCCAGTGTACG CTGCCAGGAACTGTAAAGAAATCCAGGCTCAGGGGGCAGTACTGAGTGACTGGTACACCATATACCCCGATGGCAACCAGCCCCTTAAGGTCCTGTGTGATATGGAtacagatggagggggatggacT GTAATACAGAGACGTTGGGACGGGTCAGTAGATTTCTTCCGCACTTGGGATGATTATAAGAAAGGATTTGGCAGTCGGCTGAATGAATTTTGGTTGGGGAATGAAAATATTCATCAAATAACTTCAACAG GAACATGGGAATTCCGTGTCGATCTGCAAGATTTTGAAGGTAAAAAGGTGTTCGCCAAGTATGCAAGCTTCAAAGTCTTGGATGAATCTCAGAAATACACATTATTACTTGGAGCCTTTCAGGAAGGAACTGCAG GAGATTCCATGGGAGATCTAAACAAAATGAAGTTTAGTACTAAAGATGAAGACAATGACATTTCTGAGGGTGACTGTTCCCAACGCTTTAGGGGCGGCTGGTGGTATAATACTTGTCATAACGCAAACCTTAATGGATTATACTACCTAGGGGCGCACACCTCTTATGCGGACGGCATCAACTGGTACACTGCAAGAGGGTATAACTACTCGTACAAGCATGCAGAGATGAAGATTAGGGTGGTTTAG
- the LOC142184287 gene encoding ficolin-2-like isoform X2 codes for MYMPIVLLLGMVSRLCSSDQSCPDVKVIGIGDSDKLSILRGCPGHPGLPGQKGDVGAQGEKGQMGFTGMPGEVGRPGEKAARNCKEIQAQGAVLSDWYTIYPDGNQPLKVLCDMDTDGGGWTVIQRRWDGSVDFFRTWDDYKKGFGSRLNEFWLGNENIHQITSTGTWEFRVDLQDFEGKKVFAKYASFKVLDESQKYTLLLGAFQEGTAGDSMGDLNKMKFSTKDEDNDISEGDCSQRFRGGWWYNTCHNANLNGLYYLGAHTSYADGINWYTARGYNYSYKHAEMKIRVV; via the exons ATGTACATGCCAATAGTACTCTTGCTTGGAATGGTTTCGAGGCTGTGCAGTAGTGACCAGTCATGTCCAG ATGTGAAGGTTATAGGGATTGGAGATTCAGACAAATTGTCCATTCTTCGAGGCTGCCCTGGTCATCCTGGTCTTCCAGGTCAAAAAGGAGATGTTGGGGCTCAAGGTGAAAAAG GACAAATGGGATTTACTGGGATGCCAGGAGAGGTCGGCCGTCCAGGTGAAAAAG CTGCCAGGAACTGTAAAGAAATCCAGGCTCAGGGGGCAGTACTGAGTGACTGGTACACCATATACCCCGATGGCAACCAGCCCCTTAAGGTCCTGTGTGATATGGAtacagatggagggggatggacT GTAATACAGAGACGTTGGGACGGGTCAGTAGATTTCTTCCGCACTTGGGATGATTATAAGAAAGGATTTGGCAGTCGGCTGAATGAATTTTGGTTGGGGAATGAAAATATTCATCAAATAACTTCAACAG GAACATGGGAATTCCGTGTCGATCTGCAAGATTTTGAAGGTAAAAAGGTGTTCGCCAAGTATGCAAGCTTCAAAGTCTTGGATGAATCTCAGAAATACACATTATTACTTGGAGCCTTTCAGGAAGGAACTGCAG GAGATTCCATGGGAGATCTAAACAAAATGAAGTTTAGTACTAAAGATGAAGACAATGACATTTCTGAGGGTGACTGTTCCCAACGCTTTAGGGGCGGCTGGTGGTATAATACTTGTCATAACGCAAACCTTAATGGATTATACTACCTAGGGGCGCACACCTCTTATGCGGACGGCATCAACTGGTACACTGCAAGAGGGTATAACTACTCGTACAAGCATGCAGAGATGAAGATTAGGGTGGTTTAG